The genomic region GATATCGATTACTCGACCCATGAGGTACAACTTAATTTTTAACCAATATTATTAATTGATTTGAGCTTATTGGTATCTACTATAATGAAGGAATCGAATGAACATTCACAACCTTTATTTTTATGGTTGAGTTTCTAGTATGCAGTGCTTGTAGAGCAAGGAGATACGTATTATGGAATGAATGCAGACATAAAAATTGTGGAATCCCCAAGTCCAGGAACAAAACGAATTCAGCTTGGCTCAATTCTTGATCTCAGGTGTTGATAATAATGGTGTAACCCTTGATACAGTTGAAGCTGGCGTGATGGTATATATTATTTCATCTATCAGCTTTTCTTTTAGGCGCATGCAAAACATTGAATTactaataatttctaatttttaccaaattatttGTGTGGAGAAACAGGTCTACTATCATTTGTTCCAAGATTACAGCACTAGACTCTTCACGTTTTGGACTGTACgtgttttttaatatttgacttCTCTGCCAGCACTAGCCATGTTATATTGTTCCAtttttgaaaagattttttaaataaaaaaaaaatcatggctGCGGAGTGATTCATATCAAAACACAAGCTGCTACAATCTTTTGTTCTCTAGCTttgttcaaaataatttttcttttctgaaaagtgtctttacatatatatatatatatatatatatatatatatatatatatatatatataatatcatggCTACAGAATAACGGATACCAAAGCGGTTGCTACAATCTGGAGTGCCCTGGCTTTGTTCAAACCGACAACCAGATTGCGCTTGGGACAAGCTTCACGGCTTATTCCGATTATGGTGGTGCCCAGAGTTCACTCAACTACTTTGTCTTTAAGGTAttacaatatttcaatttaattaatttatcaaatcCTTCTAATTCTTGGATACACATATATGAtcatatcatattttatttcttttttctcgtGAAAAAATTCAACGTAACAAATGTTATAGATATGTTTGAAATTCTTCTGGTTTTAGTTGTAACAGTGTatgtttgaatttcttttttctcattttatttatttttatacacaaCTTTTTAAATTCTTCTGGTTTTGCACAaaaagcataatttttttttcctctttcattgGTCTTTATACCTTCATTTATCttttcaaaatattacaaaCTGATTTGCATGGCATGTACAATGAGGTAGGACAATGTACATGGACACTGGTGGTTGCAACTTGCTGATACGTATCTAGTGGGATATTGGCCATCCTCCCTATTCTCGGTCCTGTCTAATAGCGCTACAAGGGTTTCATGGGGAGGAGAGGTGATAAACAAAAACATTGGTGGGCAGCACACCACAACACAAATGGGCAGTGGCCATTTTGCTGAAGAAGGACCCACCAGGGCTAGTTATTTCCAAAATCTCAAAGTTATAGATGATGAACTAGTTCTCAGGGGACCCAGGGACAATCATGAAATCGTTACGCATCCCAATTGCTATAATCTCTTAAAAGGGGACGACTTCTTTTATTATGGCGGTCCTGGTAGAAGCCTCAATTGTCCATGatcatttaaattattgttcaaaattaaggagaaagagggaaaaataagaagatgagaattattttcttattctcttCATGTCACACCAAATGTACCTACAAGTCATACGTGATTTGAAACTCTTTGattcattaatgaaaataaacagTTAATCTATGGGgtagtaaaattttgaaatggtgTAATTTAATATAGTGGAAGTTAAGATTGCATGGATATCTATGAGTCAATAGAGAATATagatgatctctctctctctctctct from Castanea sativa cultivar Marrone di Chiusa Pesio chromosome 11, ASM4071231v1 harbors:
- the LOC142616907 gene encoding protein neprosin-like translates to MAPLCGSGRRWKRAVKLTLCLFFLIPMSSVGIRNPNTIFDKKQKLEVQKQLKRLNKPALKTIKKMYLIQSPDGDIIDCVDIKNQPAFDHPLLKNHTIQMRPSFYPEGLLFKESNNVSSNSKPKITQPWHLNGRCPGGTIPIRRTKEEDLLRASSVANYGRKKYDIIPNDDIDYSTHEEQNEFSLAQFLISGVDNNGVTLDTVEAGVMNNGYQSGCYNLECPGFVQTDNQIALGTSFTAYSDYGGAQSSLNYFVFKDNVHGHWWLQLADTYLVGYWPSSLFSVLSNSATRVSWGGEVINKNIGGQHTTTQMGSGHFAEEGPTRASYFQNLKVIDDELVLRGPRDNHEIVTHPNCYNLLKGDDFFYYGGPGRSLNCP